In one Mus caroli chromosome 14, CAROLI_EIJ_v1.1, whole genome shotgun sequence genomic region, the following are encoded:
- the LOC110309221 gene encoding mannose-binding protein A — translation MLLLPLLPVLLCVVSVSSSGSQTCEDTLKTCSVIACGRDGPKGEKGEPGQGLRGLQGPPGKLGPPGSVGSPGSPGPKGQKGDHGDNRANEEKLANMEAEIRILKSKLELTNKLHAFSMGKQSGKKLFVTNHEKMPFSKVKSLCTGLQGTVAIPRNAEENKAIQEVATGIAFLGITDEVTEGQFMYVTGGRLTYSNWKKDEPNNHGSGEDCVIILDNGLWNDISCQASFKAVCEFPA, via the exons ATGCTCCTGCTTCCATTACTCCCTGTTCTTCTGTGTGTGGTGAGCGTGTCCTCATCAGGGTCACAAACCTGTGAGGACACCCTGAAGACTTGCTCTGTGATAGCCTGTGGCAGAGATGGACccaaaggggagaagggagaaccAG GTCAAGGGCTCAGGGGCTTGCAGGGCCCTCCAGGGAAATTGGGGCCTCCAGGAAGTGTTGGAAGCCCTGGAAGTCCAGGACCAAAAGGCCAAAAGGGGGACCATGGAGATAATAGAG CCAATGAGGAGAAGCTGGCAAATATGGAGGCAGAGATAAGGATCCTGAAATCAAAACTGGAGCTAACCAACAAGT TGCATGCCTTCTCAATGGGCAAACAGTCTGGGAAGAAGTTGTTTGTGACCAACCATGAAAAGATGCCCTTTTCCAAAGTGAAGTCTTTGTGCACAGGGCTCCAAGGCACTGTGGCTATCCCCAGGAATGCTGAAGAGAACAAGGCCATTCAAGAAGTGGCCACAGGCATTGCCTTCCTAGGCATCACGGACGAGGTGACTGAAGGGCAATTCATGTATGTGACAGGGGGGAGGCTCACCTACAGCAACTGGAAAAAGGATGAGCCCAATAACCATGGCTCTGGGGAAGACTGTGTCATTATATTAGATAATGGTTTGTGGAATGACATTTCCTGTCAAGCTTCCTTCAAGGCTGTCTGCGAGTTCCCAGCCTGA
- the Sftpd gene encoding pulmonary surfactant-associated protein D, producing MLPVLSMLVLLVQPLGNLGAEMKTLSQRSVPNTCTLVMCSPTENGLPGRDGRDGREGPRGEKGDPGLPGPMGLSGLQGPTGPVGPKGENGSAGEPGPKGERGLSGPPGLPGIPGPAGKEGPSGKQGNIGPQGKPGPKGEAGPKGEVGAPGMQGSTGAKGSTGPKGERGAPGVQGAPGNAGAAGPAGPVGPQGAPGSRGPPGLKGDRGAPGDRGIKGESGLPDSAALSQQMEALKGKLQRLEAAFSHYQKAALFPDGRSVGDKIFRTADSEKPFEDAQEMCKQAGGQLASPRSATENAAIQQLITAHNKAAFLSMTDVGTEGKFTYPTGEPLVYSNWAPGEPNNNGGAENCVEIFTNGQWNDKACGEQRLVICEF from the exons ATGCTGCCCGTTCTCTCCATGCTTGTCTTGCTTGTACAGCCCCTGGGAAATCTAGGAGCAGAAATGAAGACCCTCTCTCAGAGATCAGTACCCAACACCTGCACCCTAGTTATGTGTAGCCCGACAGAGAATGGCCTGCCTGGTCGTGATGGACGGGATGGGAGAGAAGGTCCACGGGGTGAGAAGGGTGATCCAG GTTTGCCAGGACCTATGGGGCTCTCAGGGTTGCAGGGCCCTACAGGTCCAGTTGGGCCCAAAGGAGAGAATGGCTCTGCTGGCGAACCTGGACCAAAGGGAGAACGTGGACTAAGTG GACCTCCAGGACTTCCAGGTATTCCTGGTCCAGCTGGGAAAGAAGGTCCCTCTGGGAAGCAGGGGAACATAGGACCTCAAGGCAAACCAGGTCCTAAAGGAGAGGCTGGGCCCAAAG GAGAAGTAGGTGCTCCTGGCATGCAAGGATCTACCGGGGCAAAAGGCTCCACAGGCCCCAAGGGAGAAAGAGGTGCCCCTGGTGTGCAAGGAGCCCCGGGGAATGCTGGGGCAGCAG GACCTGCTGGACCTGTCGGTCCACAGGGAGCTCCAGGTTCCAGGGGGCCCCCAGGACTCAAGGGGGACAGAGGTGCTCCTGGAGACAGAGGAATCAAAGGTGAAAGCGGGCTTCCAG ACAGTGCTGCTCTGAGCCAGCAGATGGAGGCCTTAAAAGGAAAACTACAGCGTCTAGAGGCTGCCTTCTCTCACTATCAGAAAG CTGCACTGTTCCCTGATGGCCGAAGTGTTGGAGACAAGATCTTCAGGACAGCAGACTCTGAAAAGCCTTTTGAGGATGCCCAGGAGATGTGCAAACAGGCTGGAGGACAGCTGGCCTCCCCACGTTCTGCTACTGAGAATGCTGCCATACAGCAACTGATCACAGCCCACAACAAAGCTGCCTTCCTGAGTATGACAGATGTGGGCACAGAGGGCAAGTTCACTTACCCCACAGGAGAGCCCCTGGTCTATTCTAATTGGGCTCCAGGAGAGCCCAACAACAATGGTGGAGCAGAGAACTGTGTGGAGATCTTCACCAATGGGCAATGGAATGACAAGGCTTGTGGAGAGCAGCGCCTTGTTATCTGTGAGTTCTGA